One genomic window of Streptomyces sp. NBC_01276 includes the following:
- the scy gene encoding polarized growth protein Scy, giving the protein MRGYESQESHQAEADHLSRFEAEMERLKKERGKAVQHAEDLGYQVEVLRAKLHEVRRNLASRPAYDGADMGYQAEQLLRNAQVQADQMRSDAERELREARAQTQRILQEHAEHQARLQAELHSEAVNRRQRLDQELNERRQTVEAHVNENVAWAEQLRARTESQARRLMDESRAEAEQALNAARAEAARTVEEARRRLAADTEATRTEAESTLLRARKEAERLLAAASAQAQEATEHAERLRSSTTTEAEQTRQQTLDLGRVAEARVQEADGALRAARAEAETLLADAKESAARQLASAESVNEQRTRTAKEQVARLVGEATKETEALKAEAEQALADARAEAERLRTEAGEQARTAAAEDTAAQLAKAARTAEDVLNKASEDARATTRAASEEAERIRREAESEADRLRLQAAATADELKGAAKDDTEEYRARTVELQEEARRLRGEAEQLRAEAVAEGERIRGEARREAVQQIEEAARTAEELLGKAKSDADELRGGATAESERVRAEAVERATTLRRQAEETLERTRAEAERLRADAEEHAEALAAEADAAVRARREETEQALAAKRAEADQELVRLHTDAEGRLATAEQTLRDARTAAEGIRRETTEENDRLRAEAAERIRTLQAQSEAEAEQLRTEAAQDAGRVRAEAEQVSVRLRAEAETESERLRAEAKAAADRLRAEAKAAAERVAAEAAEALAAAQEEAARRRREAEETLSAARTDAGNERAQAREQSEELLAQARKRSEEAQAEAVWLTEEAESRAAELVAAAEATAQQVRDSVAGLHEQAEEEVAGLRSAAEHAADRTRTEAEEEADRVRAEARADREGAAEDAARLRSEVRVETDAAKALAERTVGDAIAEAEQLRADTAEYAQRVRTEATDALAASERDAARTRADAREDANRIRGEAAESLESSRAEGGRIVTEATAEAERLTEETLAANALTVDEARAEAERLTAEAEQAAEATRAEAAATLDEARAEGNRLRTEAAEQADRLITEATAEAERLTEETRTANELTVGEAQEAADALRAEAADTLDEARAEANRLRTEAAEQADRLITEAASEAEKLTAQAAQTLAAAERDSARILVDSRAEGDRLVEETRAANELTVGEAAAEAERLRTEAAQTLDEARAEGGRIIGEATAEAERVTVAANETLAGAEREAEQTLDEARTEAGRVRTEAAEQADRLITEAVTEAEKLTEQTRKDNDRTVGEARNEAERLRADAAEALASAQEHATRTRSEAERVKAEAASDAERTRAETRAESERLLDEAREGANKRRTEAAEQVDRLITEAAAEAEKLTSEAGLQALAATTAAEEQADAMVDAARKEAARITSEATVEGNSMVEKARTDADELLVGARTDAAAIRERAEDLRGRVESEVEELHERARRESAEQMKSAGERVDKLVRAATEQSVEAEAKAKELVSDASSEASKVRIAAVRKAEALLKEAEQKKAELSRQAEKALAEAQAEAERLVDEGRRELEVLVRRREDIQAEISRVQDVLEALESFEAPSGGGKPALGGQGSGGVKAGATAGSTRSGGKASEG; this is encoded by the coding sequence GTGCGGGGCTACGAAAGCCAGGAGAGCCATCAGGCCGAGGCCGACCATCTCTCGCGCTTCGAGGCCGAGATGGAGCGGCTGAAGAAGGAGCGCGGGAAGGCCGTCCAGCACGCGGAAGACCTGGGGTACCAGGTCGAGGTGCTGCGCGCCAAGCTGCATGAGGTGCGCCGCAATCTCGCGTCCCGCCCCGCGTACGACGGCGCGGACATGGGGTACCAGGCGGAGCAGCTGCTCCGCAATGCCCAGGTGCAGGCCGACCAGATGCGCTCCGACGCCGAGCGCGAGCTGCGCGAGGCCCGGGCCCAGACCCAGCGCATCCTCCAGGAGCACGCCGAGCACCAGGCGCGCCTCCAGGCCGAGCTGCACTCGGAGGCCGTCAACCGGCGCCAGCGCCTGGACCAGGAGCTCAACGAGCGCCGCCAGACCGTCGAGGCGCACGTCAACGAGAACGTCGCCTGGGCCGAGCAGCTGCGCGCCCGGACCGAGTCCCAGGCCCGCCGGCTCATGGACGAGTCCCGCGCCGAGGCCGAGCAGGCGCTGAACGCCGCCCGCGCCGAGGCCGCCCGGACCGTGGAGGAGGCCCGCCGCCGGCTCGCCGCCGACACGGAGGCCACCCGCACCGAGGCCGAATCCACGCTGCTGCGCGCCCGCAAGGAGGCCGAGCGGCTGCTCGCCGCCGCCTCGGCGCAGGCCCAGGAGGCCACCGAGCACGCGGAGCGGCTGCGCAGCAGCACCACCACCGAGGCCGAGCAGACCCGGCAGCAGACCCTGGACCTCGGCCGGGTGGCCGAGGCACGGGTGCAGGAGGCCGACGGGGCGCTGCGCGCGGCCCGCGCGGAGGCCGAGACCCTGCTCGCGGACGCCAAGGAGAGCGCCGCCCGGCAGCTCGCCTCGGCGGAGTCCGTCAACGAGCAGCGCACCCGCACGGCGAAGGAGCAGGTCGCCCGGCTGGTCGGCGAGGCCACGAAGGAGACCGAGGCCCTCAAGGCCGAGGCCGAGCAGGCGCTGGCCGACGCCCGCGCCGAGGCGGAGCGGCTGCGCACCGAAGCCGGCGAGCAGGCCCGTACGGCCGCCGCCGAGGACACCGCGGCGCAGCTGGCGAAGGCGGCCCGCACCGCCGAGGACGTACTCAACAAGGCCTCGGAGGACGCCCGCGCCACCACCCGTGCCGCGTCCGAGGAGGCCGAGCGGATCCGCCGCGAGGCGGAGTCCGAGGCCGACCGGCTGCGCCTGCAGGCGGCGGCCACGGCCGACGAGCTCAAGGGCGCGGCGAAGGACGACACCGAGGAGTACCGGGCCCGTACCGTCGAGCTCCAGGAGGAGGCCCGGCGGCTGCGCGGCGAGGCGGAGCAGCTGCGCGCGGAGGCCGTGGCCGAGGGCGAGCGGATCCGCGGGGAGGCACGCCGCGAGGCGGTCCAGCAGATCGAGGAGGCGGCCCGGACCGCCGAGGAACTGCTGGGCAAGGCCAAGTCGGACGCGGACGAGCTGCGCGGCGGCGCGACCGCCGAGAGCGAGCGGGTCCGCGCGGAGGCCGTGGAGCGGGCGACGACCCTGCGCCGGCAGGCCGAGGAGACGCTGGAGCGCACCCGCGCGGAGGCCGAGCGGCTGCGCGCGGACGCCGAGGAGCACGCCGAGGCCCTGGCCGCCGAGGCGGACGCGGCCGTGCGGGCGCGGCGCGAGGAGACCGAGCAGGCCCTGGCCGCGAAGCGGGCGGAGGCCGATCAGGAGCTCGTACGCCTGCACACGGACGCCGAGGGACGGCTGGCCACGGCGGAGCAGACGCTGCGTGACGCCCGCACCGCGGCGGAGGGCATCCGCAGGGAGACCACCGAGGAGAACGACCGGCTGCGCGCCGAGGCCGCGGAGCGGATCCGCACCCTCCAGGCCCAGTCGGAGGCGGAGGCCGAGCAGCTGCGCACGGAGGCCGCCCAGGACGCGGGCCGGGTCCGCGCGGAGGCCGAGCAGGTGTCCGTGCGGCTGCGCGCCGAGGCGGAGACCGAGTCGGAGCGGCTGCGCGCCGAGGCCAAGGCGGCCGCGGACCGGCTGCGCGCCGAGGCCAAGGCGGCCGCCGAACGGGTCGCGGCGGAGGCCGCGGAGGCCCTCGCGGCTGCCCAGGAGGAGGCCGCGCGGCGTCGCCGGGAGGCCGAGGAGACCCTGTCGGCGGCCCGCACGGACGCGGGCAACGAGCGGGCTCAGGCCCGTGAGCAGAGCGAGGAACTGCTGGCGCAGGCGCGCAAGCGCTCGGAGGAGGCGCAGGCCGAGGCGGTCTGGCTGACCGAGGAGGCGGAGAGCCGCGCCGCGGAGCTGGTCGCGGCGGCGGAGGCCACCGCCCAGCAGGTGCGGGACTCCGTGGCCGGCCTGCACGAGCAGGCCGAGGAGGAGGTCGCGGGGCTGCGCAGTGCGGCCGAGCACGCGGCGGACCGTACGCGTACCGAGGCCGAGGAGGAGGCGGACCGGGTCCGCGCCGAGGCCCGCGCGGACCGCGAGGGGGCGGCCGAGGACGCGGCGCGCCTGCGCAGCGAGGTCCGTGTCGAGACGGACGCGGCCAAGGCCCTGGCGGAGCGCACGGTCGGCGACGCGATCGCCGAGGCGGAGCAGCTGCGCGCCGATACGGCGGAGTACGCGCAGCGGGTGCGCACGGAGGCGACGGACGCCCTGGCGGCGTCCGAGCGCGACGCGGCGCGGACCCGGGCGGACGCCCGCGAGGACGCGAACCGGATCCGCGGCGAGGCGGCGGAGTCCCTGGAGTCCTCGCGCGCCGAGGGCGGCCGGATCGTCACCGAGGCGACCGCGGAGGCGGAGCGCCTCACCGAGGAGACCCTGGCCGCGAACGCGCTGACGGTCGACGAGGCACGGGCGGAGGCCGAGCGGCTGACCGCGGAGGCGGAGCAGGCGGCCGAGGCCACCCGCGCCGAGGCCGCGGCCACCCTGGACGAGGCCCGCGCCGAGGGCAACCGGCTCCGTACGGAGGCCGCCGAGCAGGCGGACCGGCTCATCACCGAGGCCACCGCCGAGGCGGAGCGGCTCACGGAGGAGACCCGTACGGCCAACGAGCTGACGGTCGGCGAGGCGCAGGAGGCGGCCGACGCGCTGCGCGCCGAGGCGGCGGACACGCTCGACGAAGCCCGTGCCGAGGCCAACCGGCTGCGCACCGAGGCCGCCGAGCAGGCGGACCGGCTCATCACCGAGGCCGCCTCCGAGGCGGAGAAGCTCACGGCGCAGGCGGCGCAGACGCTGGCCGCGGCCGAGCGGGATTCGGCGAGGATCCTGGTCGACTCCCGTGCCGAGGGCGACCGGCTGGTCGAGGAGACCCGCGCGGCCAACGAGCTGACGGTGGGCGAGGCCGCGGCGGAGGCCGAGCGGCTGCGCACCGAGGCGGCGCAGACCCTGGACGAGGCCCGTGCGGAGGGCGGCCGGATCATCGGCGAGGCCACCGCGGAGGCGGAGCGCGTCACGGTCGCGGCGAACGAGACCCTGGCGGGCGCGGAGCGGGAGGCCGAGCAGACGCTCGACGAGGCCCGCACCGAGGCGGGCCGGGTCCGCACGGAGGCTGCCGAGCAGGCGGACCGGCTCATCACCGAGGCCGTCACCGAGGCGGAGAAGCTCACCGAGCAGACCCGCAAGGACAACGACCGGACGGTCGGCGAGGCCCGGAACGAGGCCGAGCGGCTGCGCGCCGACGCGGCGGAGGCGCTGGCCTCCGCTCAGGAGCACGCGACGCGGACCCGGTCCGAGGCGGAGCGGGTCAAGGCGGAGGCGGCGAGCGACGCGGAGCGCACGCGCGCCGAGACCCGTGCGGAGTCGGAGCGGCTGCTGGACGAGGCGCGCGAGGGGGCCAACAAGCGCCGCACCGAGGCCGCGGAGCAGGTGGACCGGCTCATCACGGAGGCGGCGGCGGAAGCCGAGAAGCTCACCTCCGAGGCGGGTCTGCAGGCCCTCGCCGCCACCACGGCGGCCGAGGAGCAGGCCGACGCGATGGTCGACGCGGCGCGCAAGGAGGCCGCGCGGATCACTTCGGAGGCGACCGTCGAGGGCAACTCCATGGTGGAGAAGGCCCGTACCGACGCCGACGAGCTGCTGGTCGGGGCGCGTACGGACGCCGCGGCCATAAGGGAGCGGGCGGAGGACCTGCGCGGCCGGGTGGAGTCCGAGGTCGAGGAGCTGCACGAGCGCGCCCGCCGGGAGTCGGCGGAGCAGATGAAGTCGGCCGGCGAGCGCGTGGACAAGCTGGTGCGCGCGGCGACGGAGCAGAGCGTCGAGGCGGAGGCCAAGGCCAAGGAGCTGGTGTCGGACGCGAGCAGCGAGGCGAGCAAGGTCCGCATCGCGGCGGTGCGCAAGGCCGAGGCGCTGCTCAAGGAGGCCGAGCAGAAGAAGGCCGAACTGTCGCGGCAGGCCGAGAAGGCGCTCGCCGAGGCACAGGCGGAGGCCGAACGGCTCGTCGACGAGGGCCGTCGTGAGCTGGAGGTTCTGGTGCGCAGGCGCGAGGACATTCAGGCGGAGATCTCCCGTGTCCAGGACGTTCTTGAGGCGTTGGAATCATTCGAGGCACCTTCGGGTGGCGGAAAGCCCGCATTGGGTGGCCAGGGCTCGGGGGGCGTGAAGGCCGGGGCAACAGCGGGTTCCACTCGTTCGGGTGGCAAGGCGTCAGAGGGGTAG
- a CDS encoding MTH1187 family thiamine-binding protein: protein MIVAFSVTPLGVGEEVGEYVADAVRVVRESGLPNRTDAMFTTVEGPWDEVMDVVRRAVAAVEERAPRVSFILKADIRPGITDGMTSKIETVERHLAQG from the coding sequence GTGATCGTCGCGTTCTCGGTCACTCCGCTGGGGGTCGGCGAAGAGGTCGGCGAGTACGTCGCCGACGCGGTCCGCGTGGTGCGCGAGTCCGGGCTGCCGAACCGCACCGACGCCATGTTCACCACCGTGGAAGGACCTTGGGACGAGGTCATGGACGTGGTCCGGCGCGCGGTGGCCGCCGTGGAGGAACGGGCCCCGAGGGTGTCCTTCATCCTCAAGGCCGACATCCGGCCCGGCATCACCGACGGGATGACCTCGAAGATCGAGACGGTGGAACGCCACCTCGCCCAGGGCTGA
- a CDS encoding AIM24 family protein, giving the protein MAQFRLQGSKVLAVDLTGDAVKAKNGAMVAYDGQMAFKKMTGGGEGLRGMVTRRLTGEQMTVMEVQGHGTCYFADRASEINLVNLRGEKLHVESSNLLCTDAGLRTGTTFTGLRGATTGNGLFTTTVEGSGQAAIMSDGPAVVLRVSAQYPLSVDPGAYIAHTGNLQQSFQSGVTFRTLIGEGSGEAFQIRFEGEGLVYVQPSERNTIGGDV; this is encoded by the coding sequence GTGGCTCAGTTCCGACTCCAAGGCAGCAAGGTGCTCGCCGTCGACCTGACCGGTGACGCCGTGAAAGCCAAAAACGGCGCCATGGTCGCGTACGACGGCCAGATGGCCTTCAAGAAGATGACCGGCGGTGGCGAAGGCCTCCGCGGAATGGTGACCCGTCGCCTGACGGGTGAACAGATGACCGTGATGGAGGTGCAGGGACACGGCACCTGCTACTTCGCGGACCGGGCGAGTGAGATCAATCTGGTCAATCTGCGCGGCGAGAAGCTGCACGTCGAGTCCAGCAACCTGCTGTGCACCGACGCCGGCCTGCGCACCGGCACCACGTTCACCGGCCTGCGCGGCGCGACCACGGGCAACGGCCTGTTCACGACGACGGTCGAGGGCTCGGGCCAGGCGGCGATCATGTCCGACGGCCCGGCGGTGGTGCTGCGCGTCAGCGCCCAGTACCCGCTGTCGGTGGACCCGGGCGCGTACATCGCGCACACCGGGAACCTCCAGCAGTCCTTCCAGTCCGGCGTGACCTTCCGCACCCTGATCGGCGAGGGGTCCGGAGAGGCCTTCCAGATCCGCTTCGAGGGCGAGGGCCTGGTCTACGTGCAGCCCAGCGAGCGCAACACCATCGGGGGCGACGTCTGA
- the meaB gene encoding methylmalonyl Co-A mutase-associated GTPase MeaB, with protein sequence MTTVDVPTLVAQAREGRPRAVARLISLVEGASPHLREVMAALAPLTGGAYVVGLTGSPGVGKSTSTSALVTAYRKAGKRVGVLAVDPSSPFSGGALLGDRVRMSDHASDPGVYIRSMATRGHLGGLAWAAPQAIRVLDAAGCDVILVETVGVGQSEVEIASQADTSVVLLAPGMGDGIQAAKAGILEIGDVYVVNKADRDGADATARELNHMLGLGESRGPDDWRPPIVKTVAARGQGIDELVEALEKHRAWMDEHGVLDGRRAARAAREVETIAITTLRGRLADLHGDARLDALAVRVAAGELDPYAAADALLDGLTEA encoded by the coding sequence ATGACGACGGTGGACGTCCCCACGCTGGTGGCGCAGGCCCGCGAGGGCCGGCCGCGGGCCGTGGCCCGGCTGATCTCACTGGTCGAGGGGGCGTCCCCGCACCTGCGCGAGGTGATGGCCGCCCTGGCCCCGCTGACCGGTGGCGCGTACGTGGTCGGCCTGACCGGCTCGCCCGGTGTCGGCAAGTCGACCTCGACCTCGGCGCTCGTCACGGCCTACCGCAAGGCCGGCAAGCGGGTCGGCGTGCTGGCCGTGGACCCGTCCTCGCCCTTCTCGGGCGGGGCGCTCCTCGGCGACCGGGTCCGGATGTCGGACCACGCCTCCGACCCGGGGGTCTACATCCGCTCGATGGCGACCCGCGGGCACCTCGGCGGCCTGGCCTGGGCCGCCCCGCAGGCGATCCGGGTGCTGGACGCGGCGGGCTGCGACGTGATCCTGGTCGAGACGGTGGGCGTCGGTCAGTCCGAGGTGGAGATCGCCTCGCAGGCCGACACCTCGGTGGTGCTGCTGGCGCCCGGGATGGGCGACGGGATCCAGGCCGCGAAGGCCGGAATCCTGGAGATCGGCGACGTGTACGTGGTGAACAAGGCGGACCGGGACGGCGCGGACGCGACGGCCCGGGAGCTCAACCACATGCTGGGGCTCGGCGAGTCCCGGGGACCGGACGACTGGCGGCCCCCGATCGTCAAGACGGTCGCGGCGCGCGGGCAGGGCATCGACGAGCTGGTCGAGGCCCTGGAGAAGCACCGGGCCTGGATGGACGAGCACGGGGTGCTGGACGGGCGCCGTGCGGCGCGTGCGGCCCGCGAGGTGGAGACGATCGCGATCACCACCCTGCGCGGCCGGCTGGCCGACCTGCACGGGGACGCGCGGCTCGACGCGCTGGCCGTACGGGTCGCCGCGGGCGAGCTGGACCCGTACGCGGCGGCGGACGCCCTGCTGGACGGCCTCACGGAGGCCTGA
- a CDS encoding AIM24 family protein, translated as MPFREINSKMIEAQVVPGQKLYSQRGAMLAYRGDVSFTPSLTGGQGGVMGMIGRRVANEQTPLMAVEGSGTVMFGHGGHHVQVVNLSGETLYVEADRLLAFDGTLQQGTMFMGSQGGVMGMVRGQVTGQGLFTTTLKGHGAVAVMAHGGVLELPITPNRPVHVDPQAYVAHHGDVRNKLSAALGWRDMVGRGSGEAFQLELSGQGAVFVQASEEKL; from the coding sequence ATGCCGTTCCGCGAGATCAACTCGAAGATGATCGAGGCCCAGGTCGTCCCCGGGCAGAAGCTGTACAGCCAGCGCGGGGCGATGCTGGCCTACCGCGGCGACGTCTCCTTCACCCCGAGCCTGACGGGCGGTCAGGGCGGCGTGATGGGCATGATCGGACGCCGGGTGGCGAACGAGCAGACGCCCCTGATGGCCGTGGAGGGCAGCGGCACCGTGATGTTCGGCCACGGCGGCCACCACGTCCAGGTCGTCAACCTCTCGGGCGAGACCCTCTACGTGGAGGCCGACCGGCTGCTCGCCTTCGACGGCACCCTCCAGCAGGGGACGATGTTCATGGGCTCGCAGGGCGGCGTCATGGGCATGGTGCGCGGCCAGGTGACCGGCCAGGGCCTGTTCACGACCACCCTCAAGGGCCACGGCGCGGTCGCCGTGATGGCCCACGGCGGAGTCCTGGAACTCCCCATCACCCCGAACCGGCCGGTCCACGTCGACCCGCAGGCGTACGTGGCCCACCACGGGGACGTCAGGAACAAGCTCTCCGCCGCCCTGGGCTGGCGGGACATGGTCGGCCGCGGTTCGGGCGAGGCGTTCCAGCTGGAGCTGTCCGGCCAGGGCGCCGTCTTCGTACAGGCCTCGGAGGAGAAGCTGTGA
- a CDS encoding MarR family winged helix-turn-helix transcriptional regulator gives METETATRWLTDAEQCAWRTHLDVSRLLMHQLEKDLQPFGLTNNDYEILVNLSESDGHRMRMSDLATATLQSKSRLSHQITRMETAGLVRRVNCESDRRGLYAVLTDEGMDTMRKVAPHHVASVREHFIDLLPPQALAALRESLRPVAEHLRENRGKV, from the coding sequence ATCGAGACCGAGACGGCCACCCGCTGGCTGACCGACGCCGAGCAGTGCGCCTGGCGCACCCATCTGGACGTCAGCAGACTGCTGATGCACCAGCTGGAAAAGGATCTCCAGCCCTTCGGGCTCACCAACAACGACTACGAGATCCTCGTGAACCTCTCGGAGTCGGACGGCCACCGGATGCGCATGAGCGATCTGGCCACCGCCACGCTGCAGTCCAAGAGCCGGCTGTCCCACCAGATCACCCGCATGGAGACGGCGGGCCTGGTGCGCCGGGTGAACTGCGAGTCCGACCGCCGCGGCCTGTACGCGGTGCTCACGGACGAGGGCATGGACACCATGCGCAAGGTGGCCCCGCACCACGTGGCATCGGTGCGGGAGCACTTCATCGACCTGCTGCCGCCTCAGGCCCTGGCGGCCCTGCGCGAATCGCTGCGCCCCGTCGCGGAGCACCTGCGCGAGAACCGCGGGAAGGTGTAG
- the mce gene encoding methylmalonyl-CoA epimerase, producing the protein MLTRIDHIGIACFDLDKTVEFYRATYGFEVFHTEINEEQGVREAMLKINETSDGGASYLQLLEPTREDSAVGKWLAKNGEGVHHIAFGTADVDGDSEAIRGKGVRVLYDEPRTGSMGSRITFLHPKDCHGVLTELVTSNPDH; encoded by the coding sequence ATGCTGACAAGAATCGACCACATCGGGATCGCCTGCTTCGACCTCGACAAGACCGTCGAGTTCTACCGTGCCACGTACGGCTTCGAGGTGTTCCACACCGAGATCAACGAGGAGCAGGGCGTACGCGAGGCCATGCTCAAGATCAACGAGACCTCCGACGGCGGGGCCTCCTACCTCCAGCTCCTGGAGCCCACCCGCGAGGACTCCGCGGTGGGCAAGTGGCTGGCCAAGAACGGCGAGGGCGTCCACCACATCGCCTTCGGCACCGCGGACGTCGACGGCGACTCCGAAGCCATCCGCGGCAAGGGCGTCCGGGTCCTCTACGACGAGCCGCGAACCGGCTCCATGGGCTCCCGGATCACCTTCCTCCACCCCAAGGACTGCCACGGAGTCCTGACCGAACTGGTCACCAGCAACCCTGATCACTGA
- a CDS encoding AIM24 family protein, producing MTGGPGGPTVFDPHTLPSDDNVNSYTFCVELKGSQWFLQKGKMIAYYGRIDFNGIGNGRFDRLLRTSFHSPLHASDWVVAEGQGKMLLADRAFDVNSYDLDDGNLTIRSGNLLAYQPTLALKQSIVPGFLTLIGTGKFVAASNGPVVFMEPPLRVDPQALVGWADCPSPCHHYDHGYMTGVMGGLRSLTGLGGTSGEEHQFEFVGAGTVLLQSSEMLMAEQPVGAVGAGAATGNAQGVPGAGQGPLGQLGVPRMPGQLGDLQRRLGL from the coding sequence GTGACCGGCGGACCGGGCGGCCCGACGGTCTTCGACCCGCACACCCTGCCCTCCGACGACAACGTGAACTCCTACACCTTCTGCGTGGAGCTCAAGGGGAGCCAGTGGTTCCTGCAGAAGGGCAAGATGATCGCCTACTACGGGCGCATCGACTTCAACGGCATCGGCAACGGCCGCTTCGACCGGCTGCTGCGCACCAGTTTCCACTCGCCCCTGCACGCGAGCGACTGGGTGGTGGCCGAGGGGCAGGGCAAGATGCTCCTGGCCGACCGCGCCTTCGACGTGAACTCGTACGACCTGGACGACGGCAACCTGACCATCCGGTCGGGGAACCTCCTCGCCTACCAGCCCACGCTCGCCCTCAAGCAGTCCATCGTCCCGGGCTTCCTGACGCTGATCGGAACCGGGAAGTTCGTGGCTGCGTCCAACGGACCGGTGGTGTTCATGGAACCGCCGCTGCGCGTGGACCCGCAGGCCCTGGTGGGCTGGGCGGACTGCCCGTCCCCGTGCCACCACTACGACCACGGATACATGACGGGCGTGATGGGCGGACTGCGTTCGCTCACGGGACTCGGCGGCACCTCGGGCGAGGAGCACCAGTTCGAGTTCGTCGGGGCGGGGACGGTTCTGCTCCAGTCGTCGGAGATGCTGATGGCGGAGCAGCCGGTGGGCGCGGTGGGCGCCGGTGCGGCCACGGGCAACGCCCAGGGCGTTCCGGGGGCCGGCCAGGGCCCGCTGGGTCAGCTGGGCGTGCCGCGGATGCCGGGGCAGCTGGGAGACCTCCAGCGGCGACTCGGACTGTGA
- a CDS encoding DUF3817 domain-containing protein: MDIKTASALHRLRLISVPEALSFPALLIFGSLLSRVSDIDYLMMPLGILHGILFVIYAIFLLDVWNKAKWPAKKVALFFLFALLPFGGLYGDRLLKRDEADSVIAARAREAAQA; the protein is encoded by the coding sequence GTGGACATCAAGACCGCTTCCGCCCTGCACCGGCTGCGCCTCATCTCCGTTCCGGAAGCCCTGTCGTTCCCGGCGCTGCTGATCTTCGGCTCGCTGCTCAGCCGGGTGTCGGACATCGACTACCTGATGATGCCGCTCGGGATCCTGCACGGGATCCTGTTCGTGATCTACGCGATCTTCCTGCTCGACGTGTGGAACAAGGCGAAGTGGCCGGCCAAGAAGGTGGCCCTGTTCTTCCTGTTCGCGCTGCTGCCCTTCGGCGGCCTCTACGGGGACAGGCTGCTCAAGCGCGACGAGGCCGACAGCGTCATCGCGGCCCGCGCCCGTGAGGCGGCCCAGGCGTGA
- a CDS encoding acetyl-CoA C-acetyltransferase translates to MSGTNNTTSVIVAGARTPMGRLLGSLKSFSGADLGGFAIKSALERAGISGDQVQYVIMGQVLQAGAGQIPARQAAVKAGIPMNVPALTINKVCLSGLDAIALADQLIRAGEFDIVVAGGQESMTNAPHLLPKSREGFKYGAIGMLDAMAHDGLTDAFENIAMGESTEKHNTRLGIERAPQDAFAAASHQRAAAAQKNGVFEAEITPVEIPQRKGDPVLLVADEGIRAETTVESLGKLRPAFAKDGTITAGTSSQISDGAAAVVVMSKAKAEELGLEWIAEIGAHGNVAGPDNSLQSQPSNAILHALKKEGLEVSDLDLIEINEAFAAVAVQSMKDLGVTPEKVNVNGGAIALGHPIGMSGARVVLHLALELKRRGGGVGAAALCGGGGQGDALVIRVPKA, encoded by the coding sequence ATGTCCGGAACGAACAACACCACTTCAGTGATCGTCGCCGGGGCCCGCACGCCCATGGGGCGTCTGCTCGGCTCGCTGAAGTCCTTCTCGGGCGCCGACCTCGGCGGATTCGCCATCAAGTCGGCGCTGGAACGGGCCGGCATCTCCGGCGACCAGGTCCAGTACGTGATCATGGGCCAGGTGCTCCAGGCCGGCGCGGGCCAGATCCCCGCCCGCCAGGCCGCCGTCAAGGCGGGCATCCCGATGAACGTGCCCGCGCTCACCATCAACAAGGTGTGCCTCTCGGGCCTCGACGCGATCGCGCTGGCGGACCAGCTCATCCGCGCCGGCGAATTCGACATCGTGGTCGCGGGCGGCCAGGAGTCGATGACCAACGCCCCGCACCTGCTGCCGAAGTCCCGCGAGGGCTTCAAGTACGGCGCCATCGGGATGCTGGACGCGATGGCCCACGACGGCCTCACCGACGCCTTCGAGAACATCGCGATGGGCGAGTCCACCGAGAAGCACAACACCCGGCTGGGCATCGAGCGCGCCCCGCAGGACGCGTTCGCGGCCGCCTCCCACCAGCGGGCCGCCGCCGCGCAGAAGAACGGCGTCTTCGAGGCCGAGATCACCCCGGTCGAGATTCCGCAGCGCAAGGGCGACCCGGTGCTGTTGGTGGCGGACGAGGGCATCCGCGCGGAGACCACCGTGGAGTCGCTCGGCAAGCTGCGGCCGGCCTTCGCCAAGGACGGGACGATCACCGCCGGCACCTCCTCGCAGATCTCCGACGGCGCGGCCGCCGTGGTCGTGATGAGCAAGGCCAAGGCCGAGGAGCTGGGCCTGGAGTGGATCGCCGAGATCGGCGCCCACGGCAACGTGGCCGGTCCGGACAACTCCCTCCAGTCGCAGCCCTCGAACGCGATCCTGCACGCCCTGAAGAAGGAGGGCCTGGAGGTCTCCGACCTGGACCTCATCGAGATCAACGAGGCCTTCGCGGCGGTCGCCGTGCAGTCAATGAAGGACCTCGGCGTGACCCCGGAAAAGGTGAACGTCAACGGTGGCGCCATTGCGCTGGGGCACCCCATCGGCATGTCCGGTGCCCGCGTGGTGCTGCACCTGGCGCTGGAGCTCAAGCGCCGGGGCGGCGGCGTGGGCGCGGCCGCGCTGTGCGGTGGCGGCGGCCAGGGCGACGCCCTCGTGATCCGCGTCCCGAAGGCGTAG